Proteins encoded together in one Shewanella oneidensis MR-1 window:
- the deoA gene encoding thymidine phosphorylase, producing the protein MFLAQEIIRKKRNGLVLSAEEIQFFVKGITTNAVSEGQIAALGMAVYFNDMNMDERIALTTAMRDSGTVLNWQSLNLNGPVIDKHSTGGVGDVISLMLGPMAAACGGYVPMISGRGLGHTGGTLDKFDAIPGYQTEPSSELFRKVVKDVGVAIIGQTGDLVPADKRFYSIRDNTATVESISLITASILSKKLACSLDALAMDVKVGSGAFMPTYEASEELARSIAAVANGAGTKTTALLTDMNQVLASCAGNALEVKEAIDFLTGAYRNPRLYAVTMGLCAEMLLLGGLATDEADARAKLNRVLDNGRAAEIFGKMVSGLGGPVDFVENYSKYLPQSQIIRPVFADTQGYAHSMDTRELGLAVVTLGGGRRKPGDELDYSVGLTQVCALGDKIDASTPIAVIHAQSEEAFAQAEDAVKKAIHIDEIAPEKTPEIYAYIRATDL; encoded by the coding sequence ATGTTTCTAGCTCAAGAAATTATACGTAAGAAACGCAATGGGTTAGTCTTAAGTGCCGAAGAGATACAGTTCTTCGTTAAGGGCATAACCACCAATGCAGTGTCGGAAGGACAGATCGCCGCATTAGGCATGGCAGTGTATTTTAATGACATGAATATGGATGAAAGAATCGCTTTGACCACGGCAATGCGCGATTCTGGCACTGTACTCAATTGGCAATCACTCAATCTTAATGGCCCTGTTATCGATAAACACAGCACTGGTGGTGTCGGTGATGTGATTAGTCTTATGCTCGGCCCCATGGCGGCTGCTTGTGGTGGCTATGTACCGATGATTTCGGGTCGTGGCCTCGGTCATACTGGCGGTACGCTCGATAAGTTTGATGCAATTCCCGGTTACCAAACTGAACCTTCGAGTGAATTGTTCCGCAAAGTGGTAAAAGATGTCGGTGTGGCGATTATTGGGCAAACTGGTGATCTCGTCCCCGCCGATAAACGTTTCTACTCCATCCGTGACAACACTGCTACCGTCGAATCCATCTCCCTCATTACCGCCTCTATTCTCTCTAAGAAATTAGCTTGTAGTCTCGATGCATTGGCGATGGACGTCAAAGTCGGTAGTGGCGCATTTATGCCGACTTACGAAGCCTCTGAAGAGCTTGCTCGCAGCATCGCTGCGGTAGCCAATGGCGCTGGCACTAAAACCACAGCTTTACTCACCGACATGAACCAAGTATTAGCTTCATGTGCGGGTAATGCACTTGAAGTAAAAGAAGCCATCGACTTCTTAACCGGCGCTTACCGTAATCCTCGTCTTTACGCTGTGACTATGGGGCTTTGTGCCGAGATGTTACTCCTAGGTGGCCTAGCTACCGATGAAGCGGATGCCCGTGCCAAGTTAAACCGCGTATTAGATAACGGCCGCGCTGCCGAGATCTTCGGCAAGATGGTTTCTGGCCTCGGCGGTCCCGTTGATTTTGTCGAAAATTACAGTAAGTACTTACCGCAATCGCAAATTATTCGTCCGGTATTTGCCGATACTCAAGGTTATGCTCACAGCATGGATACCCGTGAGCTTGGTTTAGCCGTGGTGACCTTAGGTGGCGGCCGCCGTAAACCTGGTGATGAGCTAGACTACAGTGTTGGTCTGACTCAAGTGTGTGCCCTAGGTGATAAGATTGATGCTTCTACACCGATTGCAGTGATCCACGCGCAATCCGAAGAAGCCTTTGCGCAGGCCGAAGACGCGGTGAAAAAAGCGATTCATATTGATGAAATCGCTCCAGAAAAAACACCTGAGATCTATGCTTATATTCGAGCAACGGATCTTTAA
- a CDS encoding TatD family hydrolase, with protein MLDTHAHLDFSEFDADRDDVVQRMRQVGIDNLIIPGVSPEHWPKQLAIAKQYQSYFALGIHPWFCPENVDETISALTLLVSQLRECPRFVAIGECGLDKLYPDNWNLQLLFFEAQLALAHDVNLPIIIHAVKAHQEVLSYLKRHKLPRGGVIHAFSGSSDIALEYTKLGFKLGIGGLIMNPNAKKLLKTVSELPLDSFLLETDSPAMTPLNVTDKRNQPANAVLFMDKIATLQKKSSVLISEHLVLNAMQLFDL; from the coding sequence ATGCTAGATACCCATGCGCATTTGGATTTTTCTGAATTTGACGCTGACCGCGACGACGTAGTGCAACGTATGCGGCAAGTGGGCATTGATAATCTCATTATTCCCGGGGTTTCACCCGAACATTGGCCTAAACAGTTGGCGATTGCCAAGCAGTATCAAAGTTATTTTGCCTTAGGTATTCATCCTTGGTTTTGTCCAGAAAATGTGGATGAAACGATTTCTGCATTAACATTGCTCGTTTCTCAGTTACGAGAATGTCCCCGTTTTGTTGCAATTGGTGAATGCGGTTTAGATAAACTTTATCCTGACAATTGGAATCTACAGCTACTTTTTTTTGAAGCGCAACTGGCGTTGGCCCATGACGTCAATCTGCCGATTATTATCCATGCTGTAAAAGCGCATCAAGAAGTTTTGTCCTATTTAAAGCGCCATAAACTGCCCCGAGGTGGCGTTATTCATGCCTTCTCTGGCAGTAGTGATATCGCTCTCGAATATACTAAGCTTGGTTTTAAGCTTGGGATTGGTGGTTTAATTATGAATCCCAATGCGAAAAAACTGCTCAAAACTGTTAGTGAGTTGCCCTTAGACAGTTTCCTACTTGAGACTGATTCTCCTGCCATGACTCCGCTCAATGTTACAGATAAACGCAACCAGCCCGCTAATGCTGTACTTTTTATGGACAAAATTGCAACTTTGCAAAAAAAATCTAGTGTTCTAATATCAGAACACTTGGTGTTGAATGCAATGCAACTGTTTGACCTTTAG
- the prfC gene encoding peptide chain release factor 3 encodes MSDNKVEVDKRRTFAIISHPDAGKTTITEKVLLFGNALQKAGTVKGKKSGQHAKSDWMEMEKDRGISITTSVMQFPYGGALVNLLDTPGHEDFSEDTYRTLTAVDSCLMVIDSAKGVEDRTIKLMEVTRLRDTPIVTFMNKLDRDIRDPIELMDEVENVLNIACAPITWPIGSGKEFKGVYHILRDEVVLYQSGMGHTIQERRVIEGIDNPELDKAIGSYAADLRDEMELVRGASNEFDHQAFLKGELTPVFFGTALGNFGVDHILDGIVEWAPKPLPRESDLRMIMPDEEKFTGFVFKIQANMDPKHRDRVAFMRVCSGRYEQGMKMHHVRIGKDVNVSDALTFMAGDRERAEVAYPGDIIGLHNHGTIRIGDTFTQGEKFRFTGVPNFAPEMFRRIRLRDPLKQKQLLKGLVQLSEEGAVQVFRPLDTNDLIVGAVGVLQFEVVVGRLKSEYNVEAIYEGISVSTARWVYCKDERKLEEFRRKCSQNLALDGGDNLTYIAPTMVNLNLSMERYPDIEFAKTREH; translated from the coding sequence ATGTCAGACAATAAAGTAGAGGTCGATAAACGTCGCACCTTCGCGATTATATCGCACCCCGACGCGGGTAAAACCACCATTACCGAAAAAGTGCTGTTATTCGGAAACGCGCTGCAGAAAGCGGGTACCGTTAAGGGCAAAAAGTCGGGTCAGCACGCTAAGTCTGACTGGATGGAAATGGAAAAAGACCGTGGTATTTCAATTACAACGTCTGTGATGCAGTTTCCCTATGGTGGCGCGCTCGTTAACCTACTCGACACTCCCGGCCACGAAGACTTCTCAGAAGATACTTACCGCACCTTGACGGCGGTCGACTCCTGCTTGATGGTCATAGATTCGGCAAAAGGGGTTGAAGACCGAACCATCAAATTGATGGAAGTAACGCGTCTGCGTGATACGCCAATCGTCACTTTTATGAACAAACTCGACCGTGATATTCGCGATCCCATCGAACTGATGGATGAAGTTGAGAATGTGCTTAATATCGCCTGTGCGCCAATCACTTGGCCTATTGGCAGCGGTAAAGAATTTAAGGGTGTTTACCATATTCTGCGCGATGAAGTGGTGCTATACCAAAGCGGTATGGGACACACGATTCAAGAGCGTCGCGTGATTGAAGGTATCGATAATCCTGAGCTGGATAAAGCGATTGGTAGTTATGCAGCTGATTTACGTGATGAAATGGAGTTAGTTCGCGGTGCATCTAACGAGTTTGATCACCAAGCCTTCTTAAAGGGGGAGTTAACCCCAGTATTCTTCGGTACTGCATTAGGTAACTTCGGTGTTGACCATATCCTAGATGGTATCGTGGAGTGGGCTCCAAAACCGTTGCCCCGTGAAAGTGATCTACGCATGATCATGCCAGATGAAGAAAAATTCACTGGTTTTGTGTTTAAAATTCAAGCCAATATGGATCCAAAACACCGTGACCGTGTTGCCTTTATGCGTGTGTGCTCTGGCCGTTACGAGCAAGGCATGAAGATGCATCATGTGCGTATCGGTAAAGATGTCAACGTGAGCGATGCCTTAACTTTTATGGCGGGCGATCGTGAACGTGCTGAAGTGGCTTATCCTGGTGATATTATTGGTTTACATAACCACGGCACTATCCGTATTGGCGATACTTTCACTCAAGGTGAAAAGTTCCGCTTTACTGGTGTACCTAACTTCGCTCCTGAAATGTTCCGTCGGATTCGTTTGCGTGATCCGCTCAAGCAAAAACAATTGCTCAAGGGCTTAGTTCAGCTATCTGAAGAAGGTGCGGTGCAGGTTTTCCGCCCATTAGACACCAATGATTTGATCGTGGGTGCGGTGGGTGTACTGCAGTTTGAAGTCGTAGTCGGCCGCTTAAAGAGCGAGTACAACGTTGAGGCGATTTACGAAGGTATTAGCGTTTCAACTGCGCGCTGGGTTTATTGTAAAGATGAGCGTAAGCTAGAAGAGTTCCGCCGCAAGTGTAGCCAAAACTTGGCGCTAGATGGTGGTGATAACTTAACTTACATTGCGCCGACTATGGTTAACTTAAATCTTTCGATGGAAAGATACCCTGATATTGAGTTCGCTAAGACGCGTGAACACTAA
- the deoC gene encoding deoxyribose-phosphate aldolase — translation MTDLKKAAQRAIELMDLTTLNDDDTDQKVIDLCHKAVTPAGNTAAICIYPRFIPIARKTLDELGAEDIQIATVTNFPHGNDDIAIAVLETRAAVAYGADEVDVVFPYRALMEGNETVGYELVKACKEACGEVLLKVIIESGVLADPVLIRRASELSIEAGADFIKTSTGKVPVNATLEAAEIMLTVISEKNTKVGFKPAGGVRDAAQAAEFLGVAERILGADWVSPRTFRFGASSLLNSLLHTLELADAPKRTQGY, via the coding sequence ATGACTGATTTAAAAAAAGCAGCACAACGCGCCATCGAACTTATGGATTTAACTACCCTAAATGATGACGATACCGATCAGAAAGTGATCGATTTGTGTCACAAAGCTGTGACGCCTGCAGGCAACACCGCTGCTATCTGTATTTATCCTCGATTTATTCCTATCGCACGTAAAACTCTTGATGAACTGGGTGCTGAAGATATTCAAATCGCCACTGTTACTAACTTCCCACACGGTAATGATGATATTGCTATCGCCGTATTAGAAACCCGTGCAGCCGTTGCCTATGGTGCCGATGAAGTGGACGTGGTATTCCCATACCGCGCGCTGATGGAAGGCAACGAAACTGTCGGATATGAGTTAGTCAAAGCCTGTAAGGAAGCCTGTGGTGAAGTATTACTGAAAGTGATCATCGAATCTGGCGTATTAGCCGATCCAGTGCTTATTCGCCGCGCCTCTGAGCTTTCTATCGAAGCAGGTGCCGACTTTATTAAGACTTCAACAGGTAAAGTGCCTGTGAATGCGACCTTGGAAGCGGCTGAAATCATGCTCACAGTGATCAGTGAAAAGAACACCAAAGTCGGCTTTAAGCCTGCCGGTGGTGTACGTGATGCCGCTCAAGCGGCTGAGTTTTTAGGTGTGGCTGAGCGTATTCTGGGGGCTGATTGGGTGTCTCCACGCACCTTTAGATTTGGTGCTTCAAGCTTGCTCAACAGCTTGCTACACACGCTAGAATTAGCCGATGCGCCTAAGCGGACTCAAGGCTATTAA
- the nlpI gene encoding lipoprotein NlpI, translating to MSLKIRTAVVAVLAGASLMLAGCATTQSPLDNQNDVEGKLVIAPVMTDYKVEVTLAKLNEILSAVELTNEQRARFHYDRGVIYDSVGLRLMARIDFMQALKLQPDLADAYNFLGIYYTQEGEYDSAYEAFDGVLELAPNYDYAYLNRGIALYYGDRNDLALKDMQAFYAADDKDGYRALWLYLIQSKDDAAGAKRQLQEQRKGLEADAWSTVIVDYYLGVKSRDQVFADAKLGLTHPKEYAERLCEAYFYLAKMAIANKQYQEAANYFRLALATNIYDFVEHRYARIELAKVKGLLEGTK from the coding sequence ATGAGTCTTAAAATTAGAACCGCTGTTGTTGCTGTGCTGGCGGGTGCCAGCTTGATGTTGGCTGGATGTGCGACCACTCAATCTCCCTTAGACAACCAAAATGACGTTGAAGGTAAGTTGGTTATCGCCCCGGTGATGACCGATTATAAAGTCGAGGTAACCCTTGCCAAACTTAACGAGATTTTATCAGCAGTTGAGTTAACCAATGAACAACGTGCGCGCTTTCATTATGACCGTGGTGTGATTTACGATAGCGTAGGTTTACGCTTGATGGCACGTATTGATTTTATGCAAGCACTTAAACTGCAACCCGATTTAGCCGATGCCTATAATTTTCTTGGTATTTATTACACCCAAGAAGGTGAATACGATAGTGCTTATGAGGCCTTCGATGGCGTGTTAGAGCTAGCACCAAACTACGATTATGCCTACTTAAATCGTGGTATCGCGCTTTATTACGGTGATAGGAACGATCTTGCATTGAAGGATATGCAAGCGTTTTACGCCGCCGATGATAAAGATGGCTACCGCGCCTTGTGGTTATACTTGATCCAATCAAAGGATGATGCTGCTGGGGCTAAACGTCAGCTACAGGAGCAGCGTAAGGGACTTGAAGCGGATGCGTGGTCAACTGTGATTGTTGATTATTATTTGGGTGTTAAGAGCCGCGACCAAGTGTTTGCCGATGCCAAGTTAGGCCTTACCCACCCTAAAGAATATGCCGAACGTCTCTGTGAGGCCTATTTCTATCTCGCTAAAATGGCCATTGCTAACAAGCAATATCAAGAAGCTGCAAACTATTTCCGCCTTGCCCTTGCAACCAATATTTATGACTTTGTTGAGCATAGATATGCTCGGATTGAACTGGCAAAAGTTAAAGGTTTGCTCGAAGGTACAAAATAA
- a CDS encoding outer membrane protein OmpK translates to MKNVKTLALAATAVAAISGNAFAADRSDLRAGDHSWMQFNAMYAVNELPRDGSTDNGHDYLEMEFGGRAGVVDLYGYVDVFNVTNRDYGDKAAGSGKSKLFMKFAPRFSLDAITGMDLSVGPIQEVYFSTLFNWDDRIGEGVNSTFWGLGADVMVPWLGKTGMNLYAYYDLNGKDWNGYQFSMNWFKPVVNFDNGSFIAFQGYVDYQFGADEVNAYDANGQYVNTTFTSNGGAAYFGLHWHSDNYALGYGLKAYNDVYLLKDEGTFGLETKGFAHYFTATYKF, encoded by the coding sequence ATGAAAAACGTTAAAACTTTAGCTTTAGCTGCTACTGCTGTAGCTGCAATCTCTGGTAACGCATTTGCTGCTGATCGTTCTGACCTACGTGCAGGCGATCACAGCTGGATGCAGTTCAACGCTATGTATGCAGTAAACGAACTGCCTCGTGATGGCTCTACTGATAACGGTCACGATTACCTAGAGATGGAATTTGGTGGACGTGCTGGTGTTGTTGATCTATACGGTTATGTTGATGTGTTCAACGTAACTAACCGTGATTACGGTGACAAAGCTGCTGGTAGTGGTAAAAGCAAATTATTCATGAAATTTGCTCCACGTTTCTCACTTGATGCTATCACTGGCATGGATCTTTCTGTTGGTCCTATTCAAGAAGTTTATTTTTCAACTTTATTTAACTGGGATGACAGAATTGGTGAGGGTGTAAACTCTACATTCTGGGGTCTAGGTGCTGACGTTATGGTTCCATGGCTAGGCAAAACTGGCATGAATTTATACGCTTACTATGATCTGAACGGTAAAGATTGGAACGGCTACCAATTTTCTATGAACTGGTTCAAACCAGTTGTTAACTTCGATAATGGCAGTTTTATTGCTTTCCAAGGCTATGTTGATTATCAGTTCGGTGCTGATGAAGTTAATGCTTATGATGCCAATGGTCAGTACGTAAACACTACATTTACTTCTAATGGTGGTGCTGCATACTTCGGTCTGCACTGGCATTCAGATAACTATGCGCTTGGTTATGGCCTGAAAGCCTATAACGATGTTTATTTGCTGAAGGATGAAGGAACATTTGGTTTAGAAACTAAAGGTTTCGCTCACTACTTCACTGCAACTTACAAGTTCTAA
- a CDS encoding phosphopentomutase, with product MKRTVIMMLDSFGVGAAGDAAKFGDVGSDTFGHIAKACAEGKADTGRKGPLALPNLARLGLAHAAMESTGAFAPGFADNVDLIGAYGHAQELSSGKDTPSGHWEMAGVPVLFEWGYFSEHQNSFPKELTDKILARAGLDGFLGNCHASGTTILEELGEEHMRSGKPIFYTSADSVFQIACHEGTFGLENLYRLCEIAREELEPYNIGRVIARPFDGTGPSDFARTGNRKDYSLEPPAKTVLDKLKAAGGEVVSVGKIADIYAYCGITKKVKANGLEALFDATLAEVKSAGENTIVFTNFVDFDSHYGHRRDVAGYAKGLEYFDARLPEMLALLDEDDLLILTADHGCDPTWQGTDHTREYVPVLAYGAGLKAGSLGRRNSFADIGQSIASYFKLEPMEYGESFI from the coding sequence ATGAAACGTACAGTTATAATGATGTTGGATTCCTTTGGCGTGGGCGCTGCTGGCGATGCCGCCAAGTTTGGTGATGTCGGTTCTGATACTTTTGGGCATATCGCAAAGGCGTGTGCTGAAGGTAAAGCGGATACTGGTCGTAAAGGCCCATTAGCTCTGCCAAACTTGGCCCGTTTAGGGTTAGCCCATGCGGCGATGGAGAGTACTGGGGCGTTTGCACCAGGCTTTGCCGACAATGTTGACTTGATTGGTGCCTATGGCCATGCTCAGGAATTAAGTTCGGGTAAAGATACCCCGAGCGGTCACTGGGAAATGGCGGGAGTACCCGTATTATTCGAATGGGGCTATTTTAGCGAGCACCAAAACTCATTCCCTAAAGAACTGACCGATAAGATTTTAGCCCGTGCAGGACTCGATGGCTTTTTAGGTAACTGCCATGCTTCTGGTACTACTATTCTGGAAGAATTAGGCGAAGAGCACATGCGCTCTGGCAAGCCAATTTTTTACACCTCGGCAGATTCTGTATTCCAGATTGCCTGCCATGAAGGCACATTTGGGTTAGAAAACCTATATCGTCTTTGCGAAATCGCCCGTGAAGAGTTAGAACCTTATAACATTGGCCGCGTGATTGCGCGTCCATTCGATGGCACAGGCCCAAGCGACTTTGCTCGTACTGGTAACCGTAAGGATTACTCGCTTGAGCCACCAGCGAAGACAGTGTTAGATAAGTTAAAAGCCGCCGGTGGCGAAGTGGTGAGTGTGGGCAAGATTGCCGACATTTATGCTTACTGTGGTATTACCAAAAAGGTGAAGGCAAACGGTTTAGAAGCGTTATTTGATGCGACTTTAGCCGAAGTGAAATCTGCGGGTGAAAATACTATTGTATTCACGAACTTTGTGGATTTTGACTCCCATTATGGCCACCGCCGTGATGTGGCGGGTTATGCGAAAGGATTAGAGTATTTCGATGCTCGCTTACCTGAAATGCTCGCACTGTTGGATGAAGACGATTTGTTAATTCTCACCGCTGATCATGGCTGTGATCCTACTTGGCAAGGTACAGATCATACCCGTGAATATGTGCCAGTATTGGCGTATGGCGCAGGATTAAAAGCAGGTTCGTTAGGTCGTCGTAATAGTTTTGCTGATATCGGCCAATCTATCGCGAGCTATTTCAAGCTTGAGCCGATGGAATACGGTGAGTCGTTTATCTAG
- a CDS encoding NupC/NupG family nucleoside CNT transporter encodes MNILMSLVGVVVLLAIGFLLSNNKKAINLRTVGGALAIQAAFGGFVLYVPVGKDILKGMSDAVSSVIGFAQNGIGFLFGDLANFKLGFIFAVNVLPVIVFFSSLIAVLYYLGVMQWIIRIIGGGLQKALGTSRTESMSATANIFVGQTEAPLVVRPFIPTMTQSELFAVMVGGLASIAGSVLAGYAQMGVPIEFLVAASFMAAPGGLLMAKLMHPETEVAKNDMDELPEDPDKPANVLDAAAAGASSGMHLALNVGAMLLAFVGLIAMINGIIGGVGGWFGVEGLTLELILGYVFMPLAFLIGVPWNEALVAGSFIGQKIIVNEFVAYLNFAPYISEAATACTSVAAEVVKGSLPLCVAETQAVMTSRTQAIVSFALCGFANLSSIAILLGGLGAMAPNRRHDLAKMGIRAVIAGSLANLMSATIAGLFLAI; translated from the coding sequence ATGAATATATTGATGAGCTTAGTAGGGGTGGTCGTCCTACTTGCGATAGGTTTCCTCCTATCGAATAACAAAAAAGCAATTAATTTACGTACAGTGGGTGGAGCATTAGCCATCCAGGCTGCCTTCGGTGGTTTTGTACTGTACGTTCCTGTCGGTAAAGACATTCTGAAAGGTATGTCTGACGCTGTTTCTAGCGTTATCGGTTTTGCACAAAACGGTATCGGCTTCCTGTTTGGTGATTTAGCTAACTTCAAACTTGGCTTTATCTTCGCTGTAAACGTGTTACCAGTTATCGTGTTCTTCTCTTCTCTGATCGCCGTTCTGTACTACTTAGGCGTCATGCAGTGGATCATCCGTATCATCGGTGGTGGTCTGCAAAAAGCATTAGGCACAAGCCGTACTGAATCTATGTCTGCGACTGCTAACATCTTCGTTGGTCAAACTGAAGCGCCGTTAGTAGTTCGGCCATTCATTCCTACTATGACTCAATCAGAACTGTTTGCGGTCATGGTCGGTGGTTTAGCTTCTATTGCAGGTTCTGTACTTGCTGGTTACGCGCAAATGGGCGTGCCTATTGAGTTCTTAGTTGCTGCATCGTTCATGGCGGCACCAGGTGGTCTATTAATGGCTAAGCTGATGCACCCAGAAACTGAAGTTGCTAAAAACGATATGGATGAGTTACCAGAAGATCCTGATAAACCAGCTAACGTATTAGATGCTGCTGCTGCGGGTGCTTCATCAGGTATGCACTTAGCCTTAAACGTGGGTGCAATGTTGTTAGCCTTCGTCGGTTTGATCGCGATGATCAACGGTATCATCGGTGGTGTAGGTGGTTGGTTTGGTGTTGAAGGTTTAACACTGGAACTGATCCTTGGCTATGTGTTTATGCCTTTAGCATTCCTTATCGGTGTGCCTTGGAACGAAGCGTTAGTCGCAGGTTCTTTCATTGGTCAAAAGATCATTGTTAACGAATTTGTAGCCTACTTAAACTTCGCGCCTTACATCTCTGAGGCTGCAACCGCTTGTACATCAGTTGCTGCTGAAGTGGTTAAAGGAAGCTTACCGTTATGTGTTGCTGAGACTCAAGCTGTGATGACATCTAGAACGCAAGCGATTGTTTCGTTTGCACTGTGTGGATTCGCGAACTTGTCTTCTATCGCAATTCTGCTCGGTGGTTTAGGTGCAATGGCACCAAACCGTCGCCATGATTTAGCTAAGATGGGGATTCGTGCGGTTATCGCTGGCTCTCTTGCTAACTTAATGAGTGCAACTATTGCGGGTCTGTTCTTAGCTATCTAA